A section of the Ruania halotolerans genome encodes:
- a CDS encoding Ig-like domain-containing protein, whose protein sequence is MRIAARRSARILAVIAATAAVFAGAMAPPASGANAQDPPPSPDETAVAPLDAEVRVFDTWEEAHELLGPDCLDGSIVVPGDGGEYDNSIANARVQCDLTLDLRGFGWLPSLRMIVEPGNHLTITNTVGPGCDMSALVERECEGTWLDAFMGLAVPLGAKLTITGDIGVYARGALGRDAAIGGSSRHANTHAGEIEITGNATVRARAADGAAIGGGFHRDIGGVQVSGNGGTVTITDHAYVLATSSTMVESAAVGGSNGGIGGNLTLGPDATLIAAGGATAIGGTWGSGDGNAVINGTLYTRTPIFDGDLIWDDGEFTVGPTGQILGSVEDPIGAGRIAGAGTIVNNGVIALTNVDPPSIITNHHYDVQFVRHPGTTDAEADEELTTRVYAPDFGSGYRDIPIPEPGVLWMTEPDGGGAVLDDSTQLANYANDDGIVRIYEHVIGTTTSLDASSPIRDSGPVDGEPVRLLSHTAREEQVGIEPLAGTVTFTAVDEDGVSRELGNAAVNIAGIATLDTSLPAGDYTLTASYDSPEVRYAASTSDELHRTVQKAPVRVVPLADPADGEWVYPEPVEFSARFYAEIDPGACDNDPGSALCPEIETGTAMRDGEAVEIDDGVAQFVVSGLDAGEHTDTIEFVGDDHRLDASGTVTYEVSRASTVIDVDASAEAIAGEALPVSVSVSAELDPSTLTTSSASPSGTVELREGDASGDLLASTTLDAEGVAQLAPVFDTPGTYHLVAVYTGADNFSPVASQSFVANVARADAEEPDPDEPGAPDPDPEEPTGQDPDDPGAPGTNEPGVPGTANPADDAPAELGRTGGDVLPWIISAIVLVGAGIALVFTQLRRQRQ, encoded by the coding sequence GTGCGGATTGCAGCGCGACGAAGTGCCCGGATACTCGCCGTCATCGCTGCGACTGCGGCGGTCTTCGCAGGCGCGATGGCTCCGCCGGCCTCCGGCGCAAACGCGCAGGACCCACCACCCTCACCAGATGAGACTGCGGTCGCTCCGCTCGACGCGGAGGTCCGGGTGTTCGACACCTGGGAGGAGGCGCACGAACTCCTCGGCCCGGATTGCCTCGATGGGAGCATCGTCGTACCGGGCGACGGCGGCGAGTACGACAACTCCATCGCCAATGCCAGGGTCCAGTGCGATCTCACCCTCGATCTGCGCGGATTCGGCTGGTTGCCCTCATTGCGCATGATCGTCGAACCCGGCAATCACTTGACCATCACCAACACCGTGGGGCCGGGCTGCGACATGAGCGCGCTCGTCGAGCGCGAGTGCGAGGGCACGTGGCTCGATGCGTTCATGGGTCTGGCCGTGCCGTTGGGTGCGAAGCTGACGATCACCGGAGACATCGGTGTGTATGCCCGCGGCGCGTTGGGCCGCGACGCAGCTATCGGAGGCAGCAGCCGCCATGCGAACACCCACGCCGGCGAGATCGAGATCACGGGCAATGCGACGGTCCGCGCCCGAGCCGCCGACGGTGCCGCGATCGGCGGCGGCTTCCACAGAGACATCGGCGGCGTCCAGGTGAGCGGGAACGGCGGCACGGTCACCATCACCGATCACGCCTACGTCCTGGCCACCAGCAGCACCATGGTGGAATCCGCAGCAGTGGGCGGATCCAACGGAGGGATCGGCGGCAACCTCACACTCGGCCCGGACGCCACGCTGATCGCCGCAGGTGGCGCCACAGCGATCGGCGGCACATGGGGCTCAGGAGACGGAAACGCCGTCATCAACGGCACCCTCTACACCCGCACCCCGATCTTCGACGGCGACCTGATCTGGGACGACGGCGAGTTCACCGTCGGCCCGACCGGGCAGATCCTGGGGTCCGTGGAGGACCCGATCGGCGCCGGGCGGATCGCCGGCGCCGGCACCATCGTCAACAACGGGGTGATCGCGCTGACGAATGTGGATCCCCCGAGCATCATCACCAATCACCACTATGACGTGCAGTTCGTGCGGCACCCGGGCACCACAGACGCCGAGGCGGACGAGGAGCTGACCACCCGGGTGTATGCGCCGGACTTCGGTTCGGGCTACCGGGACATTCCCATTCCCGAACCCGGTGTGCTCTGGATGACCGAGCCGGACGGCGGCGGGGCGGTTCTCGACGACTCGACGCAGTTGGCGAACTATGCGAACGACGACGGCATCGTGCGGATCTACGAACACGTCATCGGCACGACAACCTCGCTCGATGCGTCCAGTCCGATCCGCGACTCCGGGCCCGTCGACGGCGAGCCGGTACGGCTGCTCTCGCACACGGCGCGCGAGGAGCAGGTGGGGATCGAGCCCCTGGCGGGCACCGTCACGTTCACGGCGGTGGATGAGGACGGCGTTTCCCGCGAGCTCGGCAACGCGGCGGTGAACATCGCGGGCATCGCCACGCTCGACACCTCGCTGCCGGCCGGTGACTACACGCTGACGGCGTCATACGACAGCCCGGAGGTGCGGTACGCCGCGTCGACCTCCGATGAGCTCCATCGGACCGTCCAGAAGGCACCGGTACGCGTGGTGCCACTGGCCGATCCGGCCGACGGCGAGTGGGTGTACCCAGAGCCGGTGGAGTTCTCGGCGCGGTTCTACGCCGAGATCGACCCCGGCGCGTGCGACAACGATCCGGGGAGCGCGCTGTGCCCGGAGATCGAGACCGGCACCGCGATGCGCGATGGTGAGGCCGTCGAGATCGACGACGGCGTCGCCCAGTTCGTGGTCTCCGGTCTCGACGCCGGTGAGCACACCGACACCATCGAGTTCGTCGGTGACGACCACCGCCTCGATGCATCGGGCACCGTGACCTACGAGGTGTCGCGAGCGAGCACCGTGATCGACGTCGACGCCTCCGCCGAGGCCATCGCAGGAGAAGCACTTCCCGTGTCCGTCTCCGTGAGTGCCGAGCTCGACCCGTCGACCCTGACGACATCGAGCGCGTCCCCGAGCGGCACGGTCGAGTTGCGGGAAGGCGATGCGAGCGGGGATCTGCTCGCGAGTACGACGCTCGACGCCGAGGGTGTCGCACAGCTCGCACCGGTCTTCGACACCCCCGGCACGTACCACCTCGTGGCGGTCTACACCGGCGCCGACAACTTTTCGCCCGTGGCCTCCCAGTCCTTCGTCGCGAACGTCGCCCGCGCGGACGCCGAGGAGCCGGATCCCGATGAACCCGGCGCACCGGATCCCGACCCCGAGGAACCCACCGGGCAGGACCCCGACGACCCGGGCGCGCCGGGCACCAACGAGCCAGGCGTACCGGGCACGGCCAACCCCGCCGACGATGCTCCCGCTGAGCTCGGCCGGACCGGTGGCGACGTACTCCCCTGGATCATCTCGGCGATCGTGTTGGTCGGCGCCGGCATCGCCCTGGTATTCACCCAACTGCGCCGACAGCGACAGTAG